One window of the Eucalyptus grandis isolate ANBG69807.140 chromosome 8, ASM1654582v1, whole genome shotgun sequence genome contains the following:
- the LOC104414179 gene encoding pleiotropic drug resistance protein 1-like isoform X2 — MEGGDTYRASNSLRATSSTMQKNHATTMDVLSRSSCDGDDEESLRWAALQKLPTFERLRKGILTAGGGANEIDIRNLGFHGRKRLIERLVRVTEEDNESFLLKLRNRIDRVGIELSTIEVRFEHLNVEAEAHEGSKALPTVINFCTSILEGFLNFMHILPSRKKYLTILQDVSGIIKPGRMTLLLGPPDSGKTTLLLALAGKLDPKLKTTGKVTYNGHVLNEFVPQRTAAYISQHDLHIGEMTIRETLAFSARCQGVGSRYDMLSELSRREKAANIKPDPDIDIFMKAAAIEGQEANVVTDYILKILGLEICADTMIGDEMLRGISGGERKRVTIGEMLVGPAKVFFMDEISTGLDSSTTYQIVNSLKQFIHTLDGTAIISLLQPTPETYDLFDDIILLSDGQMVYQGPQELVLDFFESMGFKCPERKGVADFLQEVTSRKDQYQYWVRKDEPYTFITVREFAEAFQSFHVGRKLRDELSTPFDKSKNHPAALTTKRFGVRTKDLLKACISREYLLMKRNSFVYIFKITQLTIMAFITMTLFLRTKMHRDTVTDGGVYIGALFFTVMTIMFNGMAELSMTIAKLPIFYKQRDLRFYPAWAYALPIWILKIPITFVEVAIWVFITYYVIGYDPNVGRLFKQYLLLVAVNQMASGLFRLIAALGRNLIVANTLGSFVLLTLFALGGVILSQENIKKWWVWGFWISPLMYAQNAIVVNELLGSNWDKIPPNSSTNESLGIQVLKSRGFFTEAHWYWIGVGALFGFIILFNFGFSVALALLNPFGRSQTVKSDDPQGNENVNRMGRSIQLQSQGSRRLSESTPTWPEMAITTNRKSGMVLPFEQHSITFDEITYSVDMPQEMKSQGALKDKLVLLKGVSGAFRPGVLTAIMGVSGAGKTTLMDVLAGRKIGGYIKGSMTISGYPKNQDTFARISGYCEQDDIHSPHVTIYESLIYSAWLRLPPGMDNQTRKLFVEEVMELMELNLLRQALVGLPGVDGLSTEQRKRLTIAVELVANPSIIFMDEPTSGLDARAAAIVMRTVRNTVDTGRTVVCTIHQPSIDIFEAFDELFLLKQGGQEIYVGPLGRHSSHLIEYFEGIQGVNKIKDGYNPATWMLEVTSAAQELALGVDFSDLYKNSDLYRRNKALIEELSIPPPNSKDLHFPTKYSQSTFTQLMACLWKQHWSYWRNPSYTAVRFLFTIFIALILGTMFWDLGSKATRSQDLINAMGSMYVAIVFLGVQNAASVQPVVAVERTVFYREQAAGMYSALPYALAQVLIEVPYVLIQAISYGIIVYTMIEFKWTLAKFFWHLFFMCFTLLYFTYYGMMAVGMTPNNHIASIISFAFYAIWNLFSGFIVPRTRIPIWWRWYYWANPASWTLYGLVVSQFGDLESVLEDTGGTVEEYVRDYFGYRHDFLDVIATMMIGFTVLFAFVFAISIKVLNFQRR; from the exons ATGGAAGGAGGAGATACATACAGAGCGAGCAACAGCCTGCGCGCGACCAGCTCCACCATGCAGAAGAACCATGCGACGACGATGGACGTGCTCTCGAGGTCTTCGTGCGACGGGGACGACGAAGAATCTCTCAGGTGGGCTGCTCTCCAGAAACTCCCCACCTTCGAGCGCCTCCGGAAAGGGATCCTGACAGCCGGCGGCGGTGCTAATGAGATCGACATCCGGAACCTGGGCTTTCATGGGAGGAAGAGATTGATTGAGAGGTTAGTGAGGGTCACTGAGGAGGACAACGAGAGCTTCTTGCTGAAGCTCAGGAACCGCATTGATAG AGTTGGAATTGAACTTTCTACAATTGAAGTCAGATTTGAGCATTTGAACGTGGAGGCAGAGGCTCATGAAGGAAGCAAAGCGTTGCCCACCGTCATTAATTTTTGCACTAGTATCCTAGAG GGCTTCTTGAATTTTATGCACATACTTCCTAGTAGAAAGAAGTACTTGACTATCCTTCAAGATGTCAGTGGGATCATCAAACCCGGCAG GATGACTTTGCTTCTTGGTCCACCTGATTCAGGAAAGACCACACTCTTGTTAGCTTTGGCTGGCAAGCTTGATCCTAAACTAAAG ACAACAGGAAAGGTAACTTACAATGGACATGTCTTGAATGAGTTTGTGCCTCAAAGAACGGCGGCTTATATAAGTCAACATGATCTTCACATAGGAGAAATGACAATTAGAGAAACTTTGGCCTTCTCTGCAAGATGTCAAGGAGTAGGATCACGATATG ATATGTTGTCAGAGTtgtcaagaagagagaaagCAGCAAATATAAAACCAGATCCTGATATCGATATCTTCATGAAG GCAGCAGCGATAGAAGGTCAAGAGGCTAATGTCGTCACTGATTATATCCTCAAG ATTTTAGGGCTGGAAATATGTGCTGATACAATGATCGGAGATGAAATGTTGAGGGGTATTTCTGGAGGAGAACGGAAGCGTGTGACCATAG GTGAGATGCTGGTTGGGCCTGCCAAGGTATTTTTCATGGATGAGATATCAACCGGGCTCGATAGCTCGACGACATACCAAATTGTCAACTCTCTGAAACAATTTATTCATACTCTTGATGGAACGGCAATTATCTCTCTCCTCCAACCAACTCCGGAGACTTACGATTTGTTTGACGACATTATTCTCCTATCCGATGGTCAGATGGTGTACCAAGGCCCACAAGAACTCGTCCTAGATTTCTTCGAATCCATGGGATTCAAATGCCCTGAGAGGAAGGGTGTTGCTGATTTCTTGCAGGAA GTAACATCAAGAAAAGATCAATATCAATATTGGGTACGCAAAGATGAGCCTTACACTTTTATCACAGTTCGGGAATTTGCGGAGGCATTCCAGTCATTTCATGTGGGAAGAAAACTCAGGGATGAACTTTCCACTCCATTTGATAAGAGCAAGAACCACCCAGCCGCTTTGACTACCAAAAGATTTGGTGTTAGAACGAAGGATTTGCTGAAAGCTTGTATTTCAAGAGAGTATTTGCTTATGAAAAGGAACTCGTTTGTCTACATCTTCAAGATCACTCAG CTCACGATTATGGCATTTATTACGATGACCCTATTCTTACGGACTAAGATGCATCGGGATACCGTAACTGATGGAGGAGTTTATATTGGTGCCTTGTTCTTCACCGTGATGACGATCATGTTCAATGGAATGGCGGAGCTTTCGATGACCATTGCCAAGCTCCCAATTTTCTACAAGCAAAGAGACCTCCGCTTCTATCCGGCATGGGCATATGCTCTTCCAATCTGGATTCTAAAAATCCCTATCACATTTGTGGAGGTTGCAATTTGGGTATTCATCACCTACTACGTCATTGGATATGATCCAAATGTTGGAAG GTTGTTCAAGCAATATCTTTTGCTTGTGGCCGTTAATCAGATGGCCTCTGGATTGTTTCGATTGATCGCGGCTCTTGGGAGAAACTTGATTGTTGCCAATACATTGGGGTCGTTTGTGCTACTCACACTCTTTGCATTGGGCGGAGTTATTCTTTCTCAAG AGAACATAAAGAAATGGTGGGTTTGGGGCTTTTGGATATCTCCTTTAATGTATGCGCAGAATGCAATAGTAGTCAACGAGCTTTTAGGATCGAACTGGGATAAG ATTCCCCCAAATTCAAGTACAAACGAATCCCTAGGAATTCAAGTTTTGAAGTCTCGTGGGTTCTTCACTGAAGCACACTGGTATTGGATAGGAGTTGGGGCATTGTTTGGGTTCATCATCCTCTTCAACTTTGGGTTTTCAGTGGCTCTTGCTCTTCTCAACC CCTTTGGCAGATCCCAGACAGTAAAATCAGATGATCCTCAGGGCAACGAGAACGTTAATAGAATGGGAAGATCAATTCAGTTGCAATCTCAAGGCTCTA GAAGGTTATCCGAGTCTACACCTACATGGCCCGAGATGGCCATTACAACCAATAGGAAAAGTGGAATGGTGCTCCCATTTGAGCAGCACTCAATTACTTTTGACGAGATAACTTATTCAGTTGATATGCCACAG GAAATGAAGAGTCAAGGTGCTCTCAAGGATAAATTGGTACTCTTGAAAGGTGTTAGTGGTGCTTTTAGGCCAGGTGTTCTTACAGCTATAATGGGCGTTAGCGGTGCTGGTAAAACTACTCTGATGGATGTATTGGCTGGGAGAAAAATCGGAGGATACATCAAAGGCAGCATGACAATTTCTGGGTATCCAAAGAATCAAGACACATTTGCTCGGATTTCTGGATATTGTGAACAAGACGACATCCATTCACCTCATGTCACCATCTACGAGTCCTTAATTTACTCGGCATGGCTGCGTTTGCCTCCTGGCATGGACAACCAAACCAGAAAG CTGTTTGTTGAGGAAGTCATGGAGCTTATGGAGCTAAATCTGCTGAGACAGGCCTTGGTCGGTTTGCCTGGTGTGGATGGTCTATCCACCGAGCAACGCAAAAGGCTGACCATTGCAGTTGAACTAGTCGCAAACCCCTCCATCATTTTCATGGACGAGCCAACCTCGGGGCTTGATGCAAGAGCTGCTGCTATTGTCATGAGAACAGTTAGGAATACAGTGGACACAGGGAGAACGGTTGTATGCACAATTCACCAACCGAGCATTGATATATTTGAAGCTTTCGATGAG CTTTTCTTATTGAAACAAGGGGGGCAGGAGATATACGTCGGTCCTCTGGGTCGTCATTCTTCTCATCTAATAGAGTATTTTGAG GGGATCCAAGGAGttaataaaatcaaagatgGCTATAATCCAGCAACTTGGATGCTCGAAGTTACAAGCGCAGCACAAGAACTCGCTTTGGGTGTTGATTTTTCTGATCTATACAAAAACTCAGATTTGTACAG gAGAAACAAGGCTTTGATTGAAGAGTTGAGCATACCTCCTCCAAATTCTAAGGACCTCCATTTCCCGACTAAGTATTCTCAGTCAACTTTCACCCAATTAATGGCTTGCTTATGGAAGCAACATTGGTCTTACTGGCGGAATCCGTCGTACACGGCTGTTCGGTTCctcttcaccatcttcattGCCTTAATTCTTGGGACTATGTTCTGGGACCTCGGCTCTAAAGC GACCCGAAGTCAAGATTTGATCAATGCCATGGGATCTATGTATGTAGCTATTGTCTTCCTTGGGGTCCAAAATGCAGCTTCTGTGCAACCAGTTGTAGCAGTGGAGAGAACGGTTTTCTATAGAGAGCAAGCTGCAGGAATGTACTCGGCCCTGCCATACGCATTAGCACAG GTTCTGATTGAAGTCCCTTATGTTCTCATACAAGCTATATCGTATGGTATCATAGTTTATACAATGATTGAATTCAAATGGACCCTTGCGAAATTTTTCTGGCATCTGTTCTTCATGTGCTTCACGTTGTTGTATTTCACATATTATGGTATGATGGCCGTGGGCATGACCCCGAACAATCACATTGCTTCCATCATCTCCTTTGCATTCTACGCCATATGGAACCTCTTTTCGGGGTTCATTGTGCCGAGGACT AGGATACCTATTTGGTGGAGATGGTACTACTGGGCGAACCCGGCTTCTTGGACTTTATACGGATTGGTGGTCTCTCAATTCGGGGATTTAGAGAGCGTGCTCGAGGACACTGGGGGAACAGTGGAAGAATATGTGAGAGATTACTTTGGTTACCGACACGATTTTTTGGACGTGATTGCCACAATGATGATAGGATTCACAGTGCTCTTCGCATTCGTTTTTGCCATTTCTATCAAGGTGCTCAATTTTCAAAGGCGGTAG
- the LOC104414179 gene encoding pleiotropic drug resistance protein 1-like isoform X1, whose protein sequence is MEGGDTYRASNSLRATSSTMQKNHATTMDVLSRSSCDGDDEESLRWAALQKLPTFERLRKGILTAGGGANEIDIRNLGFHGRKRLIERLVRVTEEDNESFLLKLRNRIDRVGIELSTIEVRFEHLNVEAEAHEGSKALPTVINFCTSILEGFLNFMHILPSRKKYLTILQDVSGIIKPGRMTLLLGPPDSGKTTLLLALAGKLDPKLKTTGKVTYNGHVLNEFVPQRTAAYISQHDLHIGEMTIRETLAFSARCQGVGSRYDMLSELSRREKAANIKPDPDIDIFMKAAAIEGQEANVVTDYILKILGLEICADTMIGDEMLRGISGGERKRVTIGEMLVGPAKVFFMDEISTGLDSSTTYQIVNSLKQFIHTLDGTAIISLLQPTPETYDLFDDIILLSDGQMVYQGPQELVLDFFESMGFKCPERKGVADFLQEVTSRKDQYQYWVRKDEPYTFITVREFAEAFQSFHVGRKLRDELSTPFDKSKNHPAALTTKRFGVRTKDLLKACISREYLLMKRNSFVYIFKITQLTIMAFITMTLFLRTKMHRDTVTDGGVYIGALFFTVMTIMFNGMAELSMTIAKLPIFYKQRDLRFYPAWAYALPIWILKIPITFVEVAIWVFITYYVIGYDPNVGRLFKQYLLLVAVNQMASGLFRLIAALGRNLIVANTLGSFVLLTLFALGGVILSQENIKKWWVWGFWISPLMYAQNAIVVNELLGSNWDKIPPNSSTNESLGIQVLKSRGFFTEAHWYWIGVGALFGFIILFNFGFSVALALLNPFGRSQTVKSDDPQGNENVNRMGRSIQLQSQGSSLKNGLGIKLSESTPTWPEMAITTNRKSGMVLPFEQHSITFDEITYSVDMPQEMKSQGALKDKLVLLKGVSGAFRPGVLTAIMGVSGAGKTTLMDVLAGRKIGGYIKGSMTISGYPKNQDTFARISGYCEQDDIHSPHVTIYESLIYSAWLRLPPGMDNQTRKLFVEEVMELMELNLLRQALVGLPGVDGLSTEQRKRLTIAVELVANPSIIFMDEPTSGLDARAAAIVMRTVRNTVDTGRTVVCTIHQPSIDIFEAFDELFLLKQGGQEIYVGPLGRHSSHLIEYFEGIQGVNKIKDGYNPATWMLEVTSAAQELALGVDFSDLYKNSDLYRRNKALIEELSIPPPNSKDLHFPTKYSQSTFTQLMACLWKQHWSYWRNPSYTAVRFLFTIFIALILGTMFWDLGSKATRSQDLINAMGSMYVAIVFLGVQNAASVQPVVAVERTVFYREQAAGMYSALPYALAQVLIEVPYVLIQAISYGIIVYTMIEFKWTLAKFFWHLFFMCFTLLYFTYYGMMAVGMTPNNHIASIISFAFYAIWNLFSGFIVPRTRIPIWWRWYYWANPASWTLYGLVVSQFGDLESVLEDTGGTVEEYVRDYFGYRHDFLDVIATMMIGFTVLFAFVFAISIKVLNFQRR, encoded by the exons ATGGAAGGAGGAGATACATACAGAGCGAGCAACAGCCTGCGCGCGACCAGCTCCACCATGCAGAAGAACCATGCGACGACGATGGACGTGCTCTCGAGGTCTTCGTGCGACGGGGACGACGAAGAATCTCTCAGGTGGGCTGCTCTCCAGAAACTCCCCACCTTCGAGCGCCTCCGGAAAGGGATCCTGACAGCCGGCGGCGGTGCTAATGAGATCGACATCCGGAACCTGGGCTTTCATGGGAGGAAGAGATTGATTGAGAGGTTAGTGAGGGTCACTGAGGAGGACAACGAGAGCTTCTTGCTGAAGCTCAGGAACCGCATTGATAG AGTTGGAATTGAACTTTCTACAATTGAAGTCAGATTTGAGCATTTGAACGTGGAGGCAGAGGCTCATGAAGGAAGCAAAGCGTTGCCCACCGTCATTAATTTTTGCACTAGTATCCTAGAG GGCTTCTTGAATTTTATGCACATACTTCCTAGTAGAAAGAAGTACTTGACTATCCTTCAAGATGTCAGTGGGATCATCAAACCCGGCAG GATGACTTTGCTTCTTGGTCCACCTGATTCAGGAAAGACCACACTCTTGTTAGCTTTGGCTGGCAAGCTTGATCCTAAACTAAAG ACAACAGGAAAGGTAACTTACAATGGACATGTCTTGAATGAGTTTGTGCCTCAAAGAACGGCGGCTTATATAAGTCAACATGATCTTCACATAGGAGAAATGACAATTAGAGAAACTTTGGCCTTCTCTGCAAGATGTCAAGGAGTAGGATCACGATATG ATATGTTGTCAGAGTtgtcaagaagagagaaagCAGCAAATATAAAACCAGATCCTGATATCGATATCTTCATGAAG GCAGCAGCGATAGAAGGTCAAGAGGCTAATGTCGTCACTGATTATATCCTCAAG ATTTTAGGGCTGGAAATATGTGCTGATACAATGATCGGAGATGAAATGTTGAGGGGTATTTCTGGAGGAGAACGGAAGCGTGTGACCATAG GTGAGATGCTGGTTGGGCCTGCCAAGGTATTTTTCATGGATGAGATATCAACCGGGCTCGATAGCTCGACGACATACCAAATTGTCAACTCTCTGAAACAATTTATTCATACTCTTGATGGAACGGCAATTATCTCTCTCCTCCAACCAACTCCGGAGACTTACGATTTGTTTGACGACATTATTCTCCTATCCGATGGTCAGATGGTGTACCAAGGCCCACAAGAACTCGTCCTAGATTTCTTCGAATCCATGGGATTCAAATGCCCTGAGAGGAAGGGTGTTGCTGATTTCTTGCAGGAA GTAACATCAAGAAAAGATCAATATCAATATTGGGTACGCAAAGATGAGCCTTACACTTTTATCACAGTTCGGGAATTTGCGGAGGCATTCCAGTCATTTCATGTGGGAAGAAAACTCAGGGATGAACTTTCCACTCCATTTGATAAGAGCAAGAACCACCCAGCCGCTTTGACTACCAAAAGATTTGGTGTTAGAACGAAGGATTTGCTGAAAGCTTGTATTTCAAGAGAGTATTTGCTTATGAAAAGGAACTCGTTTGTCTACATCTTCAAGATCACTCAG CTCACGATTATGGCATTTATTACGATGACCCTATTCTTACGGACTAAGATGCATCGGGATACCGTAACTGATGGAGGAGTTTATATTGGTGCCTTGTTCTTCACCGTGATGACGATCATGTTCAATGGAATGGCGGAGCTTTCGATGACCATTGCCAAGCTCCCAATTTTCTACAAGCAAAGAGACCTCCGCTTCTATCCGGCATGGGCATATGCTCTTCCAATCTGGATTCTAAAAATCCCTATCACATTTGTGGAGGTTGCAATTTGGGTATTCATCACCTACTACGTCATTGGATATGATCCAAATGTTGGAAG GTTGTTCAAGCAATATCTTTTGCTTGTGGCCGTTAATCAGATGGCCTCTGGATTGTTTCGATTGATCGCGGCTCTTGGGAGAAACTTGATTGTTGCCAATACATTGGGGTCGTTTGTGCTACTCACACTCTTTGCATTGGGCGGAGTTATTCTTTCTCAAG AGAACATAAAGAAATGGTGGGTTTGGGGCTTTTGGATATCTCCTTTAATGTATGCGCAGAATGCAATAGTAGTCAACGAGCTTTTAGGATCGAACTGGGATAAG ATTCCCCCAAATTCAAGTACAAACGAATCCCTAGGAATTCAAGTTTTGAAGTCTCGTGGGTTCTTCACTGAAGCACACTGGTATTGGATAGGAGTTGGGGCATTGTTTGGGTTCATCATCCTCTTCAACTTTGGGTTTTCAGTGGCTCTTGCTCTTCTCAACC CCTTTGGCAGATCCCAGACAGTAAAATCAGATGATCCTCAGGGCAACGAGAACGTTAATAGAATGGGAAGATCAATTCAGTTGCAATCTCAAGGCTCTAGTCTCAAAAATGGATTAGGTATAAA GTTATCCGAGTCTACACCTACATGGCCCGAGATGGCCATTACAACCAATAGGAAAAGTGGAATGGTGCTCCCATTTGAGCAGCACTCAATTACTTTTGACGAGATAACTTATTCAGTTGATATGCCACAG GAAATGAAGAGTCAAGGTGCTCTCAAGGATAAATTGGTACTCTTGAAAGGTGTTAGTGGTGCTTTTAGGCCAGGTGTTCTTACAGCTATAATGGGCGTTAGCGGTGCTGGTAAAACTACTCTGATGGATGTATTGGCTGGGAGAAAAATCGGAGGATACATCAAAGGCAGCATGACAATTTCTGGGTATCCAAAGAATCAAGACACATTTGCTCGGATTTCTGGATATTGTGAACAAGACGACATCCATTCACCTCATGTCACCATCTACGAGTCCTTAATTTACTCGGCATGGCTGCGTTTGCCTCCTGGCATGGACAACCAAACCAGAAAG CTGTTTGTTGAGGAAGTCATGGAGCTTATGGAGCTAAATCTGCTGAGACAGGCCTTGGTCGGTTTGCCTGGTGTGGATGGTCTATCCACCGAGCAACGCAAAAGGCTGACCATTGCAGTTGAACTAGTCGCAAACCCCTCCATCATTTTCATGGACGAGCCAACCTCGGGGCTTGATGCAAGAGCTGCTGCTATTGTCATGAGAACAGTTAGGAATACAGTGGACACAGGGAGAACGGTTGTATGCACAATTCACCAACCGAGCATTGATATATTTGAAGCTTTCGATGAG CTTTTCTTATTGAAACAAGGGGGGCAGGAGATATACGTCGGTCCTCTGGGTCGTCATTCTTCTCATCTAATAGAGTATTTTGAG GGGATCCAAGGAGttaataaaatcaaagatgGCTATAATCCAGCAACTTGGATGCTCGAAGTTACAAGCGCAGCACAAGAACTCGCTTTGGGTGTTGATTTTTCTGATCTATACAAAAACTCAGATTTGTACAG gAGAAACAAGGCTTTGATTGAAGAGTTGAGCATACCTCCTCCAAATTCTAAGGACCTCCATTTCCCGACTAAGTATTCTCAGTCAACTTTCACCCAATTAATGGCTTGCTTATGGAAGCAACATTGGTCTTACTGGCGGAATCCGTCGTACACGGCTGTTCGGTTCctcttcaccatcttcattGCCTTAATTCTTGGGACTATGTTCTGGGACCTCGGCTCTAAAGC GACCCGAAGTCAAGATTTGATCAATGCCATGGGATCTATGTATGTAGCTATTGTCTTCCTTGGGGTCCAAAATGCAGCTTCTGTGCAACCAGTTGTAGCAGTGGAGAGAACGGTTTTCTATAGAGAGCAAGCTGCAGGAATGTACTCGGCCCTGCCATACGCATTAGCACAG GTTCTGATTGAAGTCCCTTATGTTCTCATACAAGCTATATCGTATGGTATCATAGTTTATACAATGATTGAATTCAAATGGACCCTTGCGAAATTTTTCTGGCATCTGTTCTTCATGTGCTTCACGTTGTTGTATTTCACATATTATGGTATGATGGCCGTGGGCATGACCCCGAACAATCACATTGCTTCCATCATCTCCTTTGCATTCTACGCCATATGGAACCTCTTTTCGGGGTTCATTGTGCCGAGGACT AGGATACCTATTTGGTGGAGATGGTACTACTGGGCGAACCCGGCTTCTTGGACTTTATACGGATTGGTGGTCTCTCAATTCGGGGATTTAGAGAGCGTGCTCGAGGACACTGGGGGAACAGTGGAAGAATATGTGAGAGATTACTTTGGTTACCGACACGATTTTTTGGACGTGATTGCCACAATGATGATAGGATTCACAGTGCTCTTCGCATTCGTTTTTGCCATTTCTATCAAGGTGCTCAATTTTCAAAGGCGGTAG